In the Enterococcus saigonensis genome, one interval contains:
- the larD gene encoding D/L-lactic acid transporter LarD: protein MVHNLLSEFMGTALMIIFGVGVHCDEVLKKTKYAGSGHLFAITTWAFGITVVLFIFGGVCINPAMALAQAILGMIPWSSFVPYVIAEMLGGVVGAIIVYIMYADHFKASEGSVDPIAIRNIFSTNPNLRNLPRNYFVEAFATFVFLTGILAIAHNAESMLPIGVGLLVWAVGMGLGGTTGFAMNQARDLGPRLAFQLLPIANKANNDWQYGLLVPGTAPFVGAAFAALFVRYFLHI from the coding sequence ATGGTGCACAATTTATTATCAGAATTTATGGGGACTGCATTGATGATTATCTTTGGTGTGGGGGTTCATTGTGATGAAGTCTTAAAGAAAACCAAATATGCAGGGTCAGGACATTTATTTGCCATTACAACGTGGGCATTTGGGATTACGGTTGTCTTGTTCATCTTCGGTGGTGTATGTATTAATCCTGCAATGGCATTAGCACAAGCTATTTTAGGGATGATTCCTTGGAGTTCATTTGTACCTTATGTAATTGCTGAAATGCTAGGTGGTGTTGTCGGAGCTATTATTGTTTATATTATGTATGCGGACCACTTTAAAGCTTCAGAAGGTTCAGTTGATCCGATTGCGATTCGGAATATTTTTTCAACCAATCCTAATTTACGTAACTTACCACGGAACTATTTTGTCGAAGCCTTTGCTACTTTTGTATTTTTGACTGGTATTTTAGCAATCGCCCACAATGCAGAATCAATGTTACCAATTGGTGTCGGTTTACTTGTTTGGGCCGTTGGGATGGGATTAGGCGGAACTACTGGTTTTGCTATGAACCAAGCCCGCGACTTAGGTCCGCGTTTGGCTTTCCAATTGTTACCAATTGCCAATAAAGCTAATAACGATTGGCAATATGGTTTACTTGTACCTGGTACAGCACCATTTGTCGGAGCTGCCTTTGCCGCTTTATTCGTCAGATATTTCTTACACATTTAA
- the larB gene encoding nickel pincer cofactor biosynthesis protein LarB, giving the protein MDRKEILKGVQSGKLTIDEAAEKLKGFDELGYAKIDTQRKERNGYPEIIYGEGKNLEQIKGIVKVLEQEERPILATRVSIEKGKALKTAFPKGEYFELARCFVLQPMEIQTSDYIAIVTAGTSDVSVAEEAAVTAETFGNQVKRIYDVGVAGIHRLFARLEDIQQASVVIVIAGMEGALVSVVGGLVNVPVIAVPTSIGYGSNFKGLTALLGMLNSCSSGVSVVNIDNGFGAAYNASMINQLRRKK; this is encoded by the coding sequence ATGGACAGAAAAGAAATATTAAAAGGTGTTCAATCAGGAAAGCTAACCATTGATGAGGCAGCTGAAAAGCTGAAAGGCTTTGATGAATTGGGCTACGCTAAAATCGATACACAGCGAAAAGAAAGAAACGGCTATCCGGAAATCATTTATGGTGAAGGAAAAAACTTAGAACAGATCAAAGGAATTGTGAAAGTTTTAGAGCAAGAAGAACGCCCGATTCTGGCAACGCGCGTATCGATAGAAAAAGGCAAGGCACTAAAAACAGCCTTTCCGAAAGGTGAATATTTTGAACTGGCTCGTTGTTTTGTTCTCCAACCAATGGAAATTCAAACATCAGATTATATTGCCATTGTCACAGCAGGAACATCGGATGTATCCGTTGCTGAAGAGGCAGCCGTTACAGCGGAAACTTTCGGCAATCAGGTAAAGCGAATTTATGATGTGGGTGTTGCGGGCATCCATCGCTTATTTGCCCGCTTAGAAGACATTCAACAGGCTTCTGTTGTGATTGTAATTGCTGGAATGGAAGGTGCCTTGGTCAGTGTCGTTGGTGGACTGGTAAATGTTCCAGTGATTGCGGTTCCGACTAGTATTGGCTATGGAAGTAATTTTAAAGGTCTCACTGCTTTATTGGGAATGCTTAATAGTTGTTCTTCAGGAGTTAGTGTCGTCAATATTGACAATGGATTTGGTGCGGCTTATAACGCCAGCATGATCAATCAGTTAAGGAGAAAAAAATGA
- the larE gene encoding ATP-dependent sacrificial sulfur transferase LarE has protein sequence MEYLEKVAKLKEILTSMESVVIAFSGGVDSSLVLATAIEVLGRENVLSVVADSELIMKSEYLDAVKNSEKIGAQTKGIFLDELSVKEIQTNQPSSWFYSKRLLYQELTNLKNTLGFNWVVDGMIMDDAFDYRPGLKARDAFGVRSPLQEAEFYKPDVRRASKGYDLPTWNKPATCHVLSRFEYNERLTSERVERVKKSEIYLQELGFKIVRVRDHRTVARIEIEKEKFPEFLAQAKTIEEKLLSFGYTFVSLDVRGYTYGKMNKLLEKK, from the coding sequence ATGGAATACTTAGAAAAAGTAGCTAAACTAAAAGAAATTTTAACTTCGATGGAAAGTGTAGTCATCGCTTTTTCAGGAGGAGTGGACAGTTCACTTGTACTAGCTACTGCAATTGAGGTACTGGGTAGAGAAAACGTGTTATCCGTTGTAGCAGACTCGGAATTGATTATGAAAAGCGAGTATTTAGATGCAGTTAAAAATTCAGAAAAAATCGGCGCGCAGACCAAGGGAATTTTTTTAGATGAGTTAAGTGTAAAAGAAATACAAACCAACCAACCTTCCAGCTGGTTTTATAGTAAACGTCTATTGTATCAGGAATTGACAAACTTAAAAAATACATTAGGTTTTAATTGGGTTGTAGATGGCATGATTATGGATGATGCGTTTGACTATCGCCCTGGCTTAAAAGCACGAGATGCGTTTGGTGTCAGAAGTCCGTTGCAAGAAGCAGAATTTTATAAACCCGATGTTCGCCGTGCTTCGAAAGGTTATGACCTGCCGACTTGGAATAAACCCGCTACCTGCCATGTTTTATCAAGATTTGAATACAATGAACGATTAACCAGTGAAAGAGTAGAACGAGTGAAAAAATCAGAAATCTACCTCCAAGAACTTGGCTTTAAAATTGTTCGTGTGAGAGACCATCGCACGGTGGCCCGCATTGAAATTGAAAAAGAAAAGTTTCCCGAGTTTCTTGCTCAAGCAAAAACAATCGAAGAAAAGTTGCTTTCCTTTGGTTATACCTTCGTATCACTAGATGTAAGAGGTTATACTTATGGTAAGATGAATAAACTATTAGAAAAAAAGTAA
- the larA gene encoding nickel-dependent lactate racemase — MVEIELPYDKQLITAKVPKQNFAGLLESKAENFQNPLSEQETVEKSLDNPIGSSSLEELAQGKKDIVIISSDHTRPVPSHIITPILLRRIRSVAPDARIRILVATGFHRPSTREELINKYGQEIVDHEEIVMHVSTDDASMKKIGQLPSGGDCIINRIAAEADLLIAEGFIESHFFAGFSGGRKAVLPGVASYKTIMANHSGEFIDSNKARTGNLDHNPIHKDMVYAARTAGLAFIVNVVLDGEKHIIGSFAGDMEDAHKVGCEFVRDLASVEKIPCDIAISTNGGFPLDQNIYQAVKGMTAAEATNKEGGVIIMVAGSGDGHGGEGFYHNLADVKDPKEFLEQAIHTPRLETVPDQWTSQILARILVHHHVIYVSDLVDPKLITDMHMELAKTLDEALERAFEIEGSQAQVTVIRDGLSVIVQ, encoded by the coding sequence ATGGTAGAAATTGAATTACCATATGACAAACAATTGATTACAGCAAAAGTTCCAAAACAAAATTTTGCTGGTCTATTGGAATCAAAAGCAGAAAATTTTCAAAATCCACTTTCTGAACAAGAAACGGTTGAAAAATCTTTAGATAATCCAATCGGCAGTTCTTCACTAGAAGAATTAGCTCAAGGAAAAAAAGATATCGTCATCATTAGCTCTGACCACACACGACCCGTTCCTTCCCACATTATCACCCCCATTTTGTTACGCCGTATTCGCAGTGTAGCTCCAGATGCGAGAATTCGTATTTTAGTTGCAACAGGTTTCCATCGTCCTTCAACTCGCGAAGAACTAATCAATAAGTATGGCCAAGAAATTGTTGACCATGAAGAAATCGTGATGCATGTCTCAACAGATGACGCTTCTATGAAGAAAATCGGACAACTGCCTTCTGGTGGTGACTGTATCATCAATCGCATTGCAGCAGAAGCGGATTTATTAATTGCTGAAGGATTTATTGAATCTCACTTTTTTGCCGGTTTTTCTGGCGGGCGTAAAGCTGTTTTGCCAGGAGTTGCTTCTTATAAGACAATCATGGCTAACCACTCCGGTGAATTTATTGATTCAAACAAAGCACGGACAGGTAACTTAGACCACAATCCTATTCACAAAGATATGGTTTACGCTGCACGGACAGCCGGACTAGCTTTTATCGTAAATGTCGTTTTGGATGGTGAAAAACATATTATTGGTTCATTTGCTGGTGATATGGAAGATGCCCATAAGGTAGGCTGTGAATTCGTTCGCGACTTAGCGAGTGTAGAAAAAATTCCATGTGATATTGCGATTTCTACCAATGGTGGTTTTCCATTGGATCAAAATATTTATCAAGCAGTTAAAGGGATGACTGCCGCTGAAGCAACAAATAAAGAAGGCGGCGTGATTATCATGGTTGCCGGCTCTGGCGATGGACATGGTGGAGAAGGTTTCTACCACAATTTAGCAGATGTGAAAGATCCAAAAGAATTTTTAGAGCAAGCAATCCACACGCCCCGTTTAGAAACGGTACCTGATCAATGGACTTCACAAATCTTAGCTAGAATTTTGGTACATCATCATGTTATTTACGTATCTGATCTAGTCGATCCAAAACTTATTACAGATATGCATATGGAATTAGCGAAAACACTGGATGAAGCATTGGAACGTGCCTTTGAAATCGAAGGTAGCCAAGCACAAGTTACAGTGATTCGCGACGGTTTGTCAGTTATCGTCCAATAG
- a CDS encoding DUF924 family protein: MSDYEYKTVLTFWFEELSPQDWFSANSEVDDKIKHRFGEFLLAAKKGELYNWRKSMQGRLAEIIVLDQFSRNIYRNDSRAFEGDLAALVLAQEAVKLEEKAVLTTLERSFLYMPFMHSESRYIQEQYAMVYFKEPGLEKRYRYAKEHYETIKKFGRFPYRNHALGRRSTPEEKAYLKENNE; this comes from the coding sequence ATGTCAGACTACGAGTACAAGACGGTTTTAACTTTTTGGTTTGAAGAACTTTCTCCTCAGGATTGGTTTAGTGCAAATTCTGAGGTAGATGACAAGATCAAGCATCGTTTTGGGGAATTTCTTTTGGCTGCAAAAAAAGGAGAATTGTATAATTGGCGAAAGTCAATGCAGGGGCGTTTAGCCGAAATTATTGTACTGGATCAATTTTCTCGCAATATCTATCGTAATGATTCTCGGGCTTTTGAAGGCGATCTTGCCGCTTTAGTCTTAGCGCAAGAAGCTGTGAAATTGGAAGAAAAAGCGGTACTAACCACTTTGGAGCGCTCTTTTTTGTACATGCCTTTTATGCATTCAGAATCGCGCTATATCCAAGAACAATATGCCATGGTCTATTTCAAGGAGCCAGGGTTAGAAAAGCGCTATCGCTATGCAAAGGAACATTACGAGACAATTAAAAAATTTGGGCGCTTTCCTTATCGTAACCATGCTTTGGGTCGAAGGAGTACCCCAGAAGAAAAAGCCTATCTGAAAGAAAATAACGAATAA
- the gloA2 gene encoding SMU1112c/YaeR family gloxylase I-like metalloprotein, translated as MSLQFTQIHHVAIIVSNLDKAKHFYVDILGLPIIREHRRPDKNDTKLDLQLGNCELEIFAVKNPPKRLSFPEAAGLRHLAFKTEDIEAKVAYLKANGVKCEEIRYDTFTNEKMTFFFDPDGLPLELHE; from the coding sequence ATGTCTTTACAATTTACCCAAATTCACCACGTTGCAATTATTGTCTCAAATTTAGATAAAGCCAAACATTTTTACGTTGATATCTTAGGATTACCTATCATTCGGGAACACCGGCGCCCTGATAAAAACGATACTAAACTTGATTTACAATTGGGCAATTGTGAACTGGAAATTTTTGCTGTCAAAAATCCGCCCAAACGCCTTAGTTTTCCTGAAGCGGCTGGATTGCGCCACTTAGCTTTTAAAACTGAAGATATTGAAGCCAAAGTAGCTTACTTAAAAGCTAACGGCGTGAAATGTGAAGAAATCCGCTATGATACTTTTACCAATGAAAAAATGACTTTTTTCTTTGATCCTGACGGCTTGCCATTAGAATTACATGAATAA
- a CDS encoding ABC transporter substrate-binding protein, with protein MKKIVASLLMAVTVLSLAACGDNNTKTTQTTTAKTAEKVTGKTINMGILPAESAIPIILAQEKGFFKEAGTDVAIKSFASPNDRNVAVQSKQLDGTISDVMTEATFKKNGIDMKITSGILEDFKILASPQSKITEMKGLAGKKVTLVPNFILEYIMDDFAKKDGFTYEVVNIPSFSARSEALLSGQVDGAVYTEPQASMLAKQGAKILGSSKDAKINGGTLQFTDAILKERPQDIRAFYQGYNHAIDYMNQHKASEYADILTKYQFPAAMSTYLDSQEKDYPHAQKVDQDQFDAIIQWAKNKKQIEKKYSYEQLTNFSYLTK; from the coding sequence ATGAAAAAAATAGTAGCAAGTTTGCTTATGGCTGTAACTGTCTTAAGTTTAGCGGCCTGTGGTGACAATAACACCAAAACCACTCAAACCACAACAGCAAAGACAGCTGAAAAAGTAACCGGCAAAACGATTAATATGGGGATTTTACCAGCAGAATCGGCTATTCCGATTATTTTGGCGCAAGAAAAAGGGTTCTTTAAAGAAGCCGGGACCGATGTAGCAATTAAATCTTTTGCTTCACCTAACGACCGCAATGTTGCAGTCCAGTCCAAACAGCTCGATGGTACCATTAGTGACGTTATGACCGAAGCGACTTTTAAGAAAAATGGAATTGATATGAAAATTACTTCTGGAATTTTGGAAGATTTTAAAATCTTGGCTTCGCCGCAATCTAAAATTACGGAGATGAAGGGATTAGCTGGGAAAAAAGTTACTTTGGTTCCTAATTTTATTTTGGAATATATTATGGATGATTTTGCCAAAAAAGATGGCTTTACCTATGAAGTGGTTAACATTCCTTCTTTTTCAGCCCGCTCAGAAGCTTTATTAAGTGGTCAAGTTGATGGTGCAGTTTATACCGAGCCACAAGCCAGTATGTTGGCCAAACAAGGAGCAAAAATTTTAGGTAGCTCTAAAGATGCAAAAATTAACGGCGGGACGTTACAGTTTACCGATGCAATTTTAAAAGAGCGGCCACAAGATATTCGTGCTTTTTACCAAGGCTATAATCATGCAATTGATTATATGAATCAACATAAAGCGAGTGAATATGCGGATATCTTAACCAAATACCAATTCCCAGCTGCGATGAGTACGTATTTGGATAGCCAAGAAAAAGATTATCCTCATGCACAAAAAGTAGACCAAGATCAATTTGATGCGATTATTCAGTGGGCCAAAAATAAAAAACAAATTGAGAAAAAATACAGCTATGAACAATTAACGAATTTTAGTTATTTAACTAAATAA
- the gor gene encoding glutathione-disulfide reductase — translation MKSYDYIVIGGGSGGIASANRAGMYGQKVLLIEGKALGGTCVNVGCVPKKVMWQASEMLEMIHRDAPSYGITANLEEFNFTELVSRREKYISFLHGAYQRGLDSNKVDVVTGYAKFIAADVVAVDNEEFTAPHILIATGGRPSQMNIPGGEYAIDSDGFFAMTKKPESMLVLGAGYIAAELSGMAQQMGIKTMWAYRQGRPLRTFDPMLSDNLVEMYQEAGVSLYPEHIAQEIVKNADGTFTVIFENGVKLAAEKVLFAGGRLPNTRNIGLEEIGVNLDERGFITVDKFQNTSVAGIYAVGDVIGKVDLTPVAIAAGRRLSERLFNNKTDSYLDYDLIPTVIFTHPPIATIGLTEEQTYEKYQGEKVKVYRSRFTPMYFALNDYRQKCEMKLICVGEEERIVGLHAIGVGVDEMLQGFAVAIKMGATKADFDNTVAIHPTGAEEFVTMR, via the coding sequence GTGAAAAGTTACGATTATATTGTCATCGGCGGCGGCAGTGGTGGTATCGCTTCTGCTAACCGCGCAGGAATGTACGGGCAAAAAGTTTTACTTATAGAAGGAAAAGCATTGGGGGGAACCTGCGTCAACGTAGGCTGTGTCCCTAAAAAAGTAATGTGGCAGGCAAGTGAAATGCTGGAAATGATTCACCGTGATGCACCAAGTTATGGCATTACCGCCAATTTGGAAGAATTTAATTTCACAGAATTGGTGTCTCGTAGAGAAAAATATATTTCCTTTTTACATGGCGCTTATCAAAGGGGATTGGATAGTAATAAAGTAGATGTGGTGACAGGATATGCAAAATTTATCGCTGCTGATGTTGTTGCAGTTGACAATGAAGAATTTACAGCTCCCCATATTTTAATTGCAACAGGGGGACGACCAAGTCAGATGAACATTCCCGGGGGAGAATATGCAATTGACTCTGACGGTTTTTTTGCTATGACTAAAAAACCAGAAAGCATGCTAGTTTTAGGCGCTGGTTATATTGCAGCAGAACTTTCAGGGATGGCACAACAAATGGGCATCAAAACAATGTGGGCTTATCGCCAAGGTCGGCCGCTGCGCACCTTTGATCCCATGTTAAGTGATAATTTAGTCGAGATGTACCAAGAAGCAGGCGTATCTTTGTATCCAGAACACATTGCGCAAGAAATTGTTAAAAATGCAGATGGCACCTTTACCGTTATTTTTGAAAATGGGGTAAAATTGGCAGCTGAAAAAGTCCTTTTTGCCGGCGGCCGTTTACCAAATACAAGAAATATCGGCTTAGAAGAAATTGGAGTGAATTTAGATGAACGTGGGTTTATTACTGTAGATAAATTCCAAAATACGTCAGTAGCAGGCATTTATGCCGTGGGAGATGTTATCGGTAAAGTGGATTTGACACCAGTTGCGATTGCGGCGGGTCGCAGATTATCTGAACGTTTATTTAATAATAAGACAGATTCATATTTGGATTATGATTTAATTCCGACGGTGATTTTCACCCATCCGCCAATTGCGACCATTGGCTTAACCGAAGAGCAAACATATGAAAAGTACCAAGGGGAAAAAGTAAAAGTTTATCGTTCCCGCTTTACGCCAATGTATTTTGCATTAAATGATTATCGGCAAAAATGTGAGATGAAATTGATTTGTGTTGGGGAAGAAGAACGAATCGTTGGTTTACATGCCATTGGTGTCGGCGTAGATGAGATGTTGCAAGGATTCGCAGTTGCAATCAAAATGGGCGCAACAAAAGCTGATTTTGACAATACAGTTGCCATTCATCCAACCGGTGCTGAAGAATTTGTAACAATGCGTTAA
- a CDS encoding ABC transporter ATP-binding protein encodes MSIILNKVGFHYDDQIIFENVTYTFASKQRYAVIGPSGSGKTTLLQLLQGFITPTSGTIVKKDTRLVTVFQNNQIFPWLTTTEAIALPLKLAGVKKEERHLLVQHLLTELDLENLKNKRPAALSGGQLQRVAIAQGLALNPQFLLLDEPTSSLDSQSKEKIQDLLLSQQQSRQNSLLVVTHDIEEAAFLAETILIVKEHHLLAINNPTFKNNHPNRRESLDFYQFCIALRTEVRK; translated from the coding sequence ATGTCCATTATTTTAAACAAAGTTGGTTTTCACTATGATGACCAAATTATCTTTGAAAACGTAACATATACATTTGCCAGCAAACAGCGCTATGCAGTGATTGGTCCTTCTGGTAGTGGGAAAACAACGCTATTGCAGTTATTGCAAGGTTTTATTACGCCAACTTCAGGTACGATTGTAAAAAAAGATACCCGCTTGGTTACCGTTTTTCAAAACAATCAAATTTTTCCTTGGCTTACGACCACAGAAGCAATCGCATTGCCCTTAAAATTGGCAGGTGTCAAAAAAGAAGAACGACACTTACTCGTTCAACACTTATTAACAGAACTGGATTTGGAAAATTTAAAAAACAAGCGACCTGCGGCACTAAGCGGTGGCCAGTTACAGCGCGTAGCGATCGCCCAAGGGTTAGCCCTTAATCCCCAGTTTTTATTACTGGACGAGCCTACCTCTTCTTTGGATTCCCAAAGCAAAGAAAAAATTCAAGATTTATTACTTAGCCAACAACAAAGCCGACAAAATAGTCTACTCGTCGTTACCCATGATATTGAAGAGGCAGCTTTTTTAGCGGAAACTATTTTAATTGTTAAAGAACATCACCTGCTTGCCATTAACAATCCAACTTTCAAAAATAACCATCCTAACCGGAGGGAAAGTTTAGATTTTTATCAATTTTGTATCGCTCTAAGAACTGAGGTGCGCAAATGA
- a CDS encoding ABC transporter permease: protein MYLVLWQLLAVLTHNHAIPTPIETGPTFWALKESLLLHSGASFLRVLVALAFALIVGIPLGIILGLSEKTNRILAPVIYFLYPLPKVAFLPIFMLFWGLGNFSKVLLLFAIIILQVIVSIRDGVRLIPANFQKTMSNFEATFLQRIYYLILPALIPSLLTSLRVSIGIALASLFFAENYATEYGLGYLILNAWTKMAYSEMFAGIFCIGVLGGILFLLLDLLEEKFRY from the coding sequence ATGTATCTTGTATTGTGGCAGTTACTTGCTGTTTTAACGCATAATCACGCCATCCCGACTCCCATTGAAACCGGGCCAACATTTTGGGCTTTAAAAGAAAGCTTACTCCTTCACAGCGGGGCTAGCTTTTTGCGGGTCCTCGTTGCCTTGGCATTCGCCCTTATCGTCGGTATTCCTTTGGGTATTATCTTAGGGTTATCCGAAAAAACAAATCGCATCTTAGCACCGGTTATTTATTTTTTATATCCGTTACCAAAAGTCGCTTTTTTACCAATTTTTATGCTTTTTTGGGGATTGGGGAATTTTTCAAAAGTACTGCTGCTTTTTGCCATTATCATCTTACAAGTCATCGTTTCTATTCGCGATGGTGTTCGCCTTATTCCAGCAAATTTTCAAAAAACCATGTCTAATTTTGAGGCAACTTTTTTACAACGGATTTACTATTTGATTTTACCAGCCCTTATTCCGAGCCTTTTAACGAGTTTACGCGTTAGTATCGGCATTGCCTTGGCATCTTTATTCTTTGCCGAAAATTACGCAACAGAATACGGTCTGGGTTATTTGATTTTAAACGCATGGACTAAGATGGCCTACTCCGAAATGTTTGCTGGTATCTTTTGTATAGGCGTATTGGGTGGAATCTTATTTCTTTTACTCGATTTACTAGAAGAAAAGTTTCGCTATTAA
- a CDS encoding polysaccharide deacetylase family protein, with protein sequence MFTTLVFHEIRPLAEIKTGMRPIEVADGYADSLPLPLYNDLASFTAQIDYLIAQQYHFLTLAEVLDFYKGSFSLPEKSILLTFDDCYQSQLRYAYPILQQRKLTAVSFVPTGWIFATPSAYTPEVSRPVSFPELLGMADVFTYANHTHHFHQRKGTIAARAMWESEADFILDLATCNQFVPIKDVFAYPFGLYDEKNVATLAKEGFQLAFTTIKGPNTKETNPLELRRNVVTAQLPLAAFKEIVGEK encoded by the coding sequence ATGTTTACCACTTTAGTATTTCACGAAATTAGACCGCTAGCAGAAATAAAAACGGGAATGCGGCCAATTGAAGTAGCAGATGGCTACGCCGATTCACTGCCCTTACCTTTATATAATGATTTGGCTAGTTTTACCGCTCAAATCGATTATTTAATCGCCCAGCAGTATCATTTTTTAACACTGGCAGAAGTGCTTGATTTTTATAAAGGCAGCTTTAGCCTGCCAGAAAAAAGTATCTTGTTAACTTTTGACGATTGTTATCAATCGCAGCTGCGCTATGCCTACCCAATTTTACAACAACGCAAATTAACAGCAGTCTCTTTTGTACCCACTGGCTGGATTTTTGCAACTCCTAGCGCATATACACCAGAGGTTTCTCGTCCAGTGAGCTTTCCAGAACTTTTAGGCATGGCGGATGTTTTTACGTATGCCAATCATACGCATCATTTTCACCAACGTAAAGGGACAATTGCAGCGCGGGCAATGTGGGAGTCAGAAGCAGATTTTATTTTAGATTTGGCTACGTGTAATCAATTTGTGCCGATAAAAGATGTTTTTGCCTATCCTTTTGGTTTATATGATGAAAAAAACGTGGCAACATTAGCCAAAGAAGGCTTTCAACTTGCCTTTACCACAATCAAAGGACCGAATACAAAAGAGACAAATCCGTTGGAATTGCGCCGCAATGTAGTGACAGCACAATTACCTTTGGCAGCATTTAAAGAAATAGTGGGGGAAAAATGA
- the larC gene encoding nickel pincer cofactor biosynthesis protein LarC codes for MKTLYLEPFSGLSGDMLNGLLIDLGGNVEDLKKELAKIPVAGYHLHVQRIAKSSIYGTDFDVHLAHGAKDHGIENDFSPTNQPAHLAHHHHEHDHNHAHARNLQDILAIIDKSSLTKTVKKHSRNVFLDIAQAEAAVHNKAVEEIHFHEVGAIDSIVDVLSFFILWEQLEISQVYSSYITEGSGTIEVAHGVMPVPVPAVMQLRKGTNLIIRQDFEIQTELVTPTGIAIFKEIQPIFRPLEGQEIEKVGYGFGKRETGKFNALRGSLLRQGPSKKEIHQTQDQILKIEANIDDQTPEQLGYVMEYLLSKGALDVFYIPIHMKKNRSGILLTLLCQPEQKDVFTKELFRQTSTIGVRYTSMARTVMQRTFGTKKTPYGAIQIKQNRYEEIEKNTLEFSECQRIAKENDLSIYQVYHDLEKYL; via the coding sequence ATGAAGACATTGTATTTAGAACCTTTTTCTGGCCTGAGTGGTGATATGCTGAATGGTTTATTGATCGATTTAGGTGGAAATGTAGAGGATTTGAAAAAGGAATTGGCAAAAATTCCGGTAGCAGGCTACCATCTGCATGTGCAACGAATAGCCAAAAGTAGTATTTATGGGACTGATTTTGATGTTCATTTGGCTCATGGTGCAAAAGACCATGGGATTGAGAATGATTTCTCGCCAACAAATCAACCTGCCCACCTTGCACATCATCACCACGAGCACGATCACAATCATGCTCATGCTCGCAATTTGCAAGATATTTTGGCAATCATTGATAAAAGCTCTTTAACAAAGACTGTTAAAAAACATAGCCGCAATGTTTTCCTTGATATCGCGCAAGCTGAAGCAGCTGTTCATAATAAAGCAGTAGAAGAAATCCATTTTCATGAGGTAGGAGCAATTGACTCGATTGTGGATGTCCTTAGTTTTTTCATTCTTTGGGAACAATTGGAAATCTCACAAGTTTATTCTTCTTATATCACGGAAGGCTCGGGTACAATCGAAGTTGCTCATGGTGTCATGCCCGTGCCTGTGCCTGCTGTCATGCAATTAAGGAAGGGAACAAACCTTATTATCCGACAAGATTTTGAGATTCAGACAGAATTAGTTACACCTACTGGGATAGCAATCTTCAAAGAAATACAGCCGATATTTCGTCCACTTGAAGGCCAAGAGATTGAAAAAGTCGGGTATGGCTTTGGAAAAAGAGAGACAGGAAAATTCAATGCATTGCGAGGCTCTTTGTTAAGACAAGGACCAAGTAAAAAAGAAATACATCAGACGCAAGATCAGATTCTAAAAATCGAAGCAAATATCGATGATCAAACACCGGAACAATTAGGGTATGTTATGGAATACCTTTTGTCTAAAGGGGCGCTAGATGTTTTTTATATTCCAATTCATATGAAGAAAAATCGTAGCGGAATTTTATTGACACTACTTTGTCAGCCTGAACAAAAAGATGTTTTCACAAAGGAATTATTCCGTCAAACAAGTACAATCGGCGTTCGTTATACATCCATGGCCCGCACAGTGATGCAACGAACATTTGGTACAAAAAAAACGCCTTATGGTGCGATTCAAATAAAGCAAAATCGTTATGAAGAAATAGAAAAAAATACACTTGAATTTTCAGAGTGCCAACGTATTGCAAAAGAAAATGATTTATCAATTTATCAAGTCTACCACGACTTGGAAAAATATCTTTAA